The Deltaproteobacteria bacterium DNA segment AAGTTCTGGCAGATGATCGGGCGCGGAACCCGCAGGTGCGAGAACCTCTTCGGCCCGGGTGAGCACAAGAAGGAGTTCCTCGTCTTCGACCACTGGGGCAACTTCGAGTTCTTCGGCGAGACCTACGTCGAACCGACGCCGTCGCCTCGCAAGTCGCTGCTGCACCAGCTCTTCGAGGCCCGCGTGGAGCTGGCCGAGGCCGCGCTTCACCGGCCTGATCTGCCCACCTTCGAGGCGGTGATCGAGCTCCTGCGCCAGGACATCGCGAGCCTCCAGGACACGGGCACCATCGCGGTGCGCGACGCATGGCGGACCCTCAAGAAGGTTGCCGACGCCCAGATCCTCAAGCAGTTCGACCCGGCCACCCGGGCGGCCCTCCTACAGGAGGTCGCACCGTTGATGAAGGAGCGCGACATCCGCGGCCACGTCGAGGCCCACGAGTTCGATCTCCTTGTGACGCGCCTCCAGCGGGCGCAGATCACGGGCTCGAGCGAGCTCCAGGACCTGAAGGGCGACCTGCTGAACGCCCTCGCCCAGCTCAAGATGAACCTCGCTCAGGTAAAGGCCAAGGCCCAGACCATTGCCCACGTGAAGAGCGTCGCCTTTTGGGCCGAGCCGACCTTCGGCGCGCTGGAGGAGGCCCGGCTCGAGTTGCGGTCCATCATGAAGTTGCGCGAGCGCCCTGCGGGTCCGGCCGACTACGCCCAGCTAGTCGATATCGCGGAGGACCTCTCGCTCGTCCGCGACGCCGACTACCCCGTCAAGATCGAGGGGCTCGATCAGGTGGGCTACCGCAAGCGCGTCGAGCAGGTGCTGCGCGACCTCGTCGCCAGCAATGGGACGCTGCAGAAGATCAAGGCCGGCCAGCCTGTGACCTCCCATGACCTCGACGATCTGGTGAGCCTCGTGCTCACCCAGAACCCCGATGTCGATCTCGCCAAGCTCGAGCAGCTCTATCCCAAGACCGCGGGGCACCTCGACCTGGCGATCCGCCGTGTCATCGGCCTCGACGCGGATGCCGTCGAGAAGCGCTTCGAAGCGTTCGTCCACCAGCACCAGGCGCTCAATGCGCGCCAGGTGCGCTTCCTGAGCCTCCTCAAGAGCCTGATCGCGAGCGCCGGCAGCATCGAACTCGAGCGCCTTTACGAGCCGCCCTTCACGACGCTCGATCCCGACGGCATCGATGGGCTCTTCGAAGACGAGGCTCAGATCGACGAGCTTCTCGGCCTCATCGCCAGCTTCGAGAATCCCGAACCCATCCCGGCCAACCCCGGTCCCGAAGGTCTCCATTCATGATCACCGGCAAGCTCCGCAGTCAGATCGACAACCTCTGGACCCAGTTCTGGACCGGCGGCATAACAAATCCGCTCACGGTCATCGAGCAGATCTCCTTCCTGATGTTCGCCCGCCTGCTCGACATCCGGGAGACGCGCGAAGAGCGCGTCTTCACTCGCAAGCACCGCGGCGAGGCTTTTCCCGGGAATCTCTTCGGGCCCGACAAGCAGCACCTACGCTGGTCGAAGTTCAAGCACGAGGGCGATGCCGCGCGCATGCTTGCCCTCGTTCGCGACGAGCTCTTCGCGCACATTCGTGCCGTCGCAGAGAAGCAGGATCGCCTGGGCGAGCACATGAAGGATGCCCAGCTCATCATCTCGAAGCCCAGTCTGCTCTACGCCGCCGTGAAGCTGATCGATGAGCTGCCGCTGGGCGAGGGCGACACCAAGGGCGATCTCTACGAGTACCTGCTCAGCAAACTCACCACGGCGGGCATCAACGGCCAGTTCCGCACGCCGCGCCACATCATCGACGTCATGGTGGCAATGGTGGACCCGAAGCCCACTGAGAAGGTGGGGGACCCGGCAGCCGGCACGGCGGGCTTCCTCGTGCAGACGATGCAGTACCTGCTGCGCAAGTACTCGTCGGCGGAGGGTCAGTTCCCGGCCGAGGGCGAGGACGGGCGGCCGGTGCTCGGCGACGATGGCAAGTCCGTCATGGTCTACACGGGCGACCTCCTCGAGCCGTACCGCGACCACATCCAGAAGGGGATGTTTTACGGCTTCGATTTCGACGTCACGATGCTCCGCATCGCAGCTATGAACCTGATGCTCCACGACGTCGCCAACCCGCACATCTACTATCAGGACACGCTCAGTCGCGGTTTTCGTGAAACGCGCCCCGAACTCGCCGAGAACCACTTCGACGTCATCCTCGCTAACCCGCCGTTCAAGGGCAGCCTGGACGCCGAGGACATCGACCCAACCCTCACAGCCAAGATCAAGACCAAGAAGACAGAGCTGCTTTTCCTGGTCCTCATGCTCCGCATGCTGAAGAACCCTGGCGGCCGCGCCGCGGTGATCGTGCCCGAGGGCGTGCTGTTCGGCAGTTCGAATGCGCACGTTGCGCTTCGACAGATGCTGGTAGAAGAGAACCAGCTAGAGGCGGTGATCTCGCTTCCGTCTGGTGTGTTCAAGCCCTATGCGGGGGTCTCTACTGCGATCCTGGTCTTCACTCGCGGCGGCGAGACGACTGACGTCTTCTTCTACGACGTGCGCGCAGATGGGTTCTCCTTAGACGACAAGCGCGAACGCGTTGCAGGCGACGATCTGCCCGACTGCTTGTCGCGATGGCAACAGCGCAATGAGATCGGCCTTGGTGACCGTGCAGCGCAGTGTTTCTCAGTGATGGCTAACGAGATTCGCTCATCTAGCTACAGGCTTTCGTTCGCCGAATACAAAGCGACGCCCTATGTCGAACCTGACCTAGACGACCCGACGGCATTGCTTCAGAGGCTTCGCGACCTTGAACGTGAGACTTCTGCGCGACTCGATGAGCTTGAGGACCTGCTGTGAGCACCGCCACCATCGTGCCGAGATGGCGCCCCCTGGAGGAGGTGGCGCCGACTGCATCTGAGCGTGTGCATCCGTTCACGGGTGAGAGGCGATACGTAGCAACGGGAGGGATTGACGGGGGCGTCATCACGGACTCTGACATGGTCACGCACAGCATGAGGCCGACTCGAGCGGATCTGGCTGTAAGACCTGGCGACGTCATCTGGGCCAAAATGAGGGCAACTACGAAGGTCTTTCACGTCGGCAAAGAGGATGCGTCGACCATCTTCTCAACCGGCTTCGTGGCGAGCCGCCCTCGGAAGGATCTAGTGCACTCCCGCTACCTGTATCACTTTTTGAGGTCACCACTCTTTCAGCATAGGAAAGATCAGCTTTGCACGGGCTCAACGCAGAAGGCGATCACCAAGACCGGACAAGCGAAGCTTCAATTCCCCTGGCTTCCGCTCGAGAATCAAGAGAGGGCAGCAGCGATTCTCGACCACGCGGAGGCGATTGAATCCAAAAAAAGACTCGCCATTGTGCTTGGGACCCAACTTGGGGACGCGTTGTTCCGCGAAGCGATCGCATCAGACGCAGAGGATCTCGAGATTGGCGAAATGCTACAGCGTGGAATTCTGATGCTTCATAAGGATGGCAACTTTGGAAGTGCCTACCCTCGCGCGAGAGACTTCACAGACGAAGGTGTTCCTTTTCTTACTGCAGCGAGCGTCACAGACGAGGGGAAGCTTGAGGAGCGATCCGTTCAACGCTTGAGAGAAGAGAAGGCACAAGCTCTCCGATTCGGTTGGATCGAGAAGGGAGATGTTCTCCTCTCTCACAACGCAACGGTCGGCCGCGTCCTCTTGTATCGGGGAGAGTACAAACGCGCTTTGATCGGAACATCGCTGACTGCATTCCGACCCGATCCTAAGCGACTGTTGCCCACCTTCCTGTTCGGTGCGTTGCGATCTTCGAGGTTCCAGGACGCTCTGAAAGCCAAGATGGCGCAAACAACAAGGAACCAGGTCCCCATAACTGCGCAACGGCGATTGCGTCTTCCGTATGCACCAATGGGTGCTCAAGTTCGTTATGCGGAGTGCGCGAAGTCGGCAATGAGTCTCCAGCAACAGCTGGCGATTGCTCGCTTGGCCGCAGATGGCTTGCTGGCCGCATTGTCGAATCAAGCGTTCCGGGGTGCGCTCTGATGATCACCGCTCTGGAAGTCGACAACTTCAAGGGCATCGGCCGTCCGATCCGCATCGAGCTGCGCCCTATCACGCTCCTCTTCGGCCGGAACAGTGCGGGCAAGAGCACAATCCTGCACGCGCTCCACTACGCGCACGAGATCCTGAGTCGACGGAACCTCGACCCGGACGCCACTCATCACGGAGGTGATGTCGTCGATCTGGGCGGGTTCCGGAGCTTCGTGCACGCCCAGGACACGAGCCGTGTGGTTCGCCTGCGCTTTGAACTCGACTTGACCAAGCATGAGCTCCCCGAGCTTCCAATGCTCGAGTCGGCTGCCGATGCCGACG contains these protein-coding regions:
- a CDS encoding class I SAM-dependent DNA methyltransferase, with protein sequence MITGKLRSQIDNLWTQFWTGGITNPLTVIEQISFLMFARLLDIRETREERVFTRKHRGEAFPGNLFGPDKQHLRWSKFKHEGDAARMLALVRDELFAHIRAVAEKQDRLGEHMKDAQLIISKPSLLYAAVKLIDELPLGEGDTKGDLYEYLLSKLTTAGINGQFRTPRHIIDVMVAMVDPKPTEKVGDPAAGTAGFLVQTMQYLLRKYSSAEGQFPAEGEDGRPVLGDDGKSVMVYTGDLLEPYRDHIQKGMFYGFDFDVTMLRIAAMNLMLHDVANPHIYYQDTLSRGFRETRPELAENHFDVILANPPFKGSLDAEDIDPTLTAKIKTKKTELLFLVLMLRMLKNPGGRAAVIVPEGVLFGSSNAHVALRQMLVEENQLEAVISLPSGVFKPYAGVSTAILVFTRGGETTDVFFYDVRADGFSLDDKRERVAGDDLPDCLSRWQQRNEIGLGDRAAQCFSVMANEIRSSSYRLSFAEYKATPYVEPDLDDPTALLQRLRDLERETSARLDELEDLL
- a CDS encoding restriction endonuclease subunit S → MRPTRADLAVRPGDVIWAKMRATTKVFHVGKEDASTIFSTGFVASRPRKDLVHSRYLYHFLRSPLFQHRKDQLCTGSTQKAITKTGQAKLQFPWLPLENQERAAAILDHAEAIESKKRLAIVLGTQLGDALFREAIASDAEDLEIGEMLQRGILMLHKDGNFGSAYPRARDFTDEGVPFLTAASVTDEGKLEERSVQRLREEKAQALRFGWIEKGDVLLSHNATVGRVLLYRGEYKRALIGTSLTAFRPDPKRLLPTFLFGALRSSRFQDALKAKMAQTTRNQVPITAQRRLRLPYAPMGAQVRYAECAKSAMSLQQQLAIARLAADGLLAALSNQAFRGAL